A genomic segment from Vicugna pacos chromosome 17, VicPac4, whole genome shotgun sequence encodes:
- the EIF1B gene encoding eukaryotic translation initiation factor 1b, which translates to MSTIQNLQSFDPFADATKGDDLLPAGTEDYIHIRIQQRNGRKTLTTVQGIADDYDKKKLVKAFKKKFACNGTVIEHPEYGEVIQLQGDQRKNICQFLLEVGIVKEEQLKVHGF; encoded by the exons ATGTCCACTATCCAGAACCTCCAATCTTTCG ACCCCTTTGCTGATGCAACTAAGGGTGACGACTTACTCCCGGCAGGGACTGAGGATTACATTCATATAAGAATCCAGCAACGGAACGGCAGAAAGACACTGACTACTGTTCAGGGCATTGCAGATGATTATGACAAAAAGAAACTTGTGAAAGCTTTCAAAAAG AAATTTGCCTGTAATGGTACTGTGATTGAACATCCTGAATACGGAGAGGTTATTCAGCTTCAAGGTGaccaaagaaaaaacatttgccaGTTCCTTTTGGAG gTTGGCATTGTCAAAGAGGAACAGCTTAAGGTTCATGGATTCTAA